In Luteipulveratus mongoliensis, the DNA window TCGAACACGCTCGGGAACCCGTCGGACTCCACATCCGCGCCGGTAGGGCGGGTCGGGAGGCCGCTGGCGCTGGCGTCGGAGGAGCCGAGGACGTCGTACGAGGTGCTGCTCGTGTCGCTCGAGCCGTAGCTCGACGTGCTCCCGAGGTCTGAGCTGCTGCCGAAGTCCGAGGTCCTGTCGAGGTCCGAGGTCCTGCCGAAGTCGTACGACGTCGCACGCTCCGGCTCGGCGTCCCGTTCCGAGATCGGACGGAGGGTCGAGATCGACCCCATCTGGCCGGCGCCGGTGGCGCCCGGTCGCCGCTTGGGCAGACCGGATGACAGCGTCGCGGCCTGCGAGCGGCTCTCCGAGCGAGCGGACGCCAGGCTGGAGCTGGCGCCGGAAGCGCCACTGCTGAGGCTCACGAGGGTGGGGCCGGAACCAACGCTGGCTGCGTCACGGTCGTGGGTCACCGGATCAGTGTCCACGGAGCGCGGGCGCTGCGTGATCGGACCCGTGGGTTCGCGCCGCTCGCGCTGGGTCAGCAGCTCCTCCGGGATGAAGATCGAGGCCGTCGTGCCGCCGTCTTCGTTGCCGTAGAGGCGGACCACGACTTCGTGCGTCGTGCTCAGCCGGCTGACCACGAACAGACCCATGTGACGGGCCGTGTCGGGGGTGACCTCGCCGCCGGACTTCAGTGAGGCGTTGTACTGGTCGATGGTGTCCTGCGCCATGCCGAGACCGGAGTCGTCGACCTCGATGAGCGTGCCGCCATCAGCGGCACGGGCGCCGGTCACCCGGACGTTGGTGTGCGGCGGCGAGTAGGCCAGCGCGTTGTCGATCAGCTCGGCGAACAGGTGGACCATGTCCGAGGCCGCCGAGCCCTTGATCAGCTGGTCGGGCGTCGAGCCCAGCTGCACTCGCTGGTAGTCCTGCACCTCGGAGAGCGCGGCGCGCAGCACGTCCGCGAGCGAGATGTCGCTACCGCTCGTGCTGCGGTTGGGTGCGTCCGCGAGCACGAGAAGGCTCTCGCCGTTGCGGCGCATCCGGGCGGCCAGGTGGTCCAGCTTGAACAGGCTCTCAAGGCGTCGCGGGTCCTCTTCGTCGTTCTCGAGGGACTCGATGAGACCGAGCTGCTGGTTGACCAGCGAGGTGCTGCGGCGCGACATGGTCTCGAACATGTTGCCCACCTGCGTGCGCAGGCGGGCCTGCTCGGAGGCCAGGTGCAGTGCCTGCCGGTGCATGTCATCGACGGCTCGGGCCAGCTGACCCATCTCTTCGTGGGTGTTGACGGGGAGCGGCTCCAGGGCCGGCGGCTCCTTGCCGGAGCGGATCTGCTCGACCGCGGCGGGCAGCCGCTTGTTGGCGATGTCGAGCGCGCCGCGGCGGACCTGGCGGATCGGCTTGATCAGCATGCGGGCGACGAGCAGGCCGAGGGCCAACGCGGCGATCAGCGCGATGATGATGATGGCGGCGTCACGCAGCGCGCTGTCACGTGCGCTCGACTCGCGCTTGCTGCTGGTCGAGGCGACGCCGTTGATCAGGATGTTGGACACCTCTTGGTAGGCGCCGACAGAGGCGTCGACTCCCGGGAGGGTCGTCGCGGGGCTGTCGTCAGCGGCGGCCGCGAGGCGTGCGGAGTTCTGGCGACGCAGGGTGATGACCTGCGGGTCGTTCTCGCCGATGCGAGCGGCGAGGTTGTCGATCGAGCTGGTCTCCTCGCCCATCACGCCGGACAGGGTGACGGTCTCGGCGAGCGACGGGTTGTTGCTGCGGGTCGCGATCATGATGCGCTGCGTCGCGAGCGAGCGGCGACCGGAGAGGAGGTCGGTCAGAGCGGACAGCCGCGTGTCCGGCCGAGGCTGGGTGGCGGAGATGCTGTTGATGACCGCGGTGATGTGGCTACCGACGTCGTCCACCCGCTGCAGGGTGTCGCTCGGCGGGGTGTCGACCGTGATGCCGGTGATGCCGCTGCTCAGCCCGAGCGCGGCTTGGATCTCGCGAGACTGGGCGCTGGTCAGGCTGGCGTTGCCGGCGGCCTTGCCGAGGTCGTCCTTGGCGCGATCGAAGATGGTCCGCTGTCGTTGGACGACGCGGGGCTCGCTGCCGGAGGTGGTGCTCAGCACGGCGAGGTTCTCGCTGGAGGCGAGGTAGCGCAGGGCGGGATCCAGCACGCTGACCTGTGACTTGGCCTCGGAGTAGCGGCTGGAGTCGGCCAGCTCGGACCGCACGCGCAGTCCGCCGAAGATGGCGGCGAGCAGCACGGGGATGAGAAGGACGATGGCCACCTTGCGACGCAGTGACCACTCAGCGAGGTTCAGCCAGGAGGCAGGGCTTGGCGCCCGGCGTCGACTGTTCGACTCGGATTCGTTCACGCCTGGACTTCCCTTCGTGGCCGCGACGACCCTGGGGGGTGGCCGTCAATGCCGCTGTGAGATGGTCACGGGTTAAAGCCCGATCGCAGTGAACAAGGTATGCGCTCGCTTGTTCTTTGACCAAATGAACGTCAAGGGATGGTCAAGGAGGCGTGTGTACCTCGCTCTCCGGTGAGCCGCCATCCATGGTCTCTCGTCTGCGGCGCTCGCGTGGCGATTTGCCAAGAGTTGGACAACAGACCTGGTTCTGCCATGTCACCTGGATAGGTCGTCAATGTGCAGTAGCGTCGTCGGGCTGACCCCGAACCTGGAGGCGTCCATGAACACCCGGTCCCCATCCCGCGTCCGCCGCGGAACGCTTGCTGCGGGAGTGATCCTCACCGCCGTGGCCGTGCCGGCCGCGCTCACCATGCCGGCGTACGCCGGTCCTCAGGCTGCGCACGACGATCA includes these proteins:
- a CDS encoding HAMP domain-containing sensor histidine kinase; this translates as MNESESNSRRRAPSPASWLNLAEWSLRRKVAIVLLIPVLLAAIFGGLRVRSELADSSRYSEAKSQVSVLDPALRYLASSENLAVLSTTSGSEPRVVQRQRTIFDRAKDDLGKAAGNASLTSAQSREIQAALGLSSGITGITVDTPPSDTLQRVDDVGSHITAVINSISATQPRPDTRLSALTDLLSGRRSLATQRIMIATRSNNPSLAETVTLSGVMGEETSSIDNLAARIGENDPQVITLRRQNSARLAAAADDSPATTLPGVDASVGAYQEVSNILINGVASTSSKRESSARDSALRDAAIIIIALIAALALGLLVARMLIKPIRQVRRGALDIANKRLPAAVEQIRSGKEPPALEPLPVNTHEEMGQLARAVDDMHRQALHLASEQARLRTQVGNMFETMSRRSTSLVNQQLGLIESLENDEEDPRRLESLFKLDHLAARMRRNGESLLVLADAPNRSTSGSDISLADVLRAALSEVQDYQRVQLGSTPDQLIKGSAASDMVHLFAELIDNALAYSPPHTNVRVTGARAADGGTLIEVDDSGLGMAQDTIDQYNASLKSGGEVTPDTARHMGLFVVSRLSTTHEVVVRLYGNEDGGTTASIFIPEELLTQRERREPTGPITQRPRSVDTDPVTHDRDAASVGSGPTLVSLSSGASGASSSLASARSESRSQAATLSSGLPKRRPGATGAGQMGSISTLRPISERDAEPERATSYDFGRTSDLDRTSDFGSSSDLGSTSSYGSSDTSSTSYDVLGSSDASASGLPTRPTGADVESDGFPSVFEWDQFKPSEPLLPRTDDDTEIRVSPSNTSAFFSARSQVIEAPAAVPAPAPAEAWTDAPAEPMEIEDFPTDEAPAKLEDSPIFASMQSQWLSDDDSASTLPWASTEVDTGWQAADRASDIAPAAETTVSGLPRRRPGEYLVPGSVELDGKADLSRDPQAIRDKLNRHLAGVSRGRSRASHTVSDPRSESFEQTGRA